The following is a genomic window from Neodiprion lecontei isolate iyNeoLeco1 chromosome 4, iyNeoLeco1.1, whole genome shotgun sequence.
CGAAGAGGGATATAAGCATGAGGGAGAATCCCTGGGCGATGCTCTTGTCCTCCTTCTCCACAGCCCTGTAATTCACCAGGACATTCCCTATCTTGCCCGAGCAGCCGATTACCTGCATCAGGCAAGTTATCACAACGAACCACGTGTATGGCCCGTCACAATTTCTCGGACAAGGTCCAGCCTTGACCACTTTGTCGGTATCAATCGTCGAGGACGACTGATTCGACTGTGCTTGGCTTTCCGGCAGAACTGGCGTGGGAGCTGAAGGAGTTTGGCCCTCGTATTCCAAACTGCCTAATCCAATTGCGCATGAACAATCACCGAACTCATTTTTGTTCAGCATCGTCTTGCACCCGGCGTGACACGCGGAGAAGAAGGTTGTTCCGCTAGGTACATGACAGACCGGGGAGTACTTGATACCTTCGCAGGTGCAGTCCTGGTTGCATGGTGCAGTCAGGTTCAACCTGCGAAGAGAATTGAACACTCAGGTTCGGCGACCGGCCAAAGTTCGAATCTTGAGAGACGCCCTAATCTATTCATGGCTTACGTCGAGGTTTCCATGTCTACGCCTTGTACGCCAGAGTCGGGACACCCCAGGAAGGAGTATGTGACCATTCCGGCCAGGTAGCAACAACCCACTATCACGTTCCAGCCGAGAAGGAGCCTGGGACCTGGCTTGTACTTACTGATCACTATTCCCGAGCCCACGAAACCTATCACCATTCCGCACAAAGATAATGGTCCTGAAACAGAAGAGAAGAGACGTCctcatcaattttataattggATAGGAATTCGTAGGCTGAAGTTACGCGTATTTTCTCTATCGTGATCATTCGTGTCCTCGAAGATTGTCTGTCAAACACATGCCATATAGAAAAGAAAGTTCGTATTTATGTGGTTCCCATTCATTTTGTTCCTATTGTTGTTACATACGATGCTGAAAACGATTTCAGTGTCACTTGTGAGACAAGAATATGATCAAAGTCACAAACAGTCAGAATGTATATCTACACAACGAATAAGCATGGTTATTAACGCGTATTGGTTATAGACATGGTCTCTATGATGTGGAGAATGAAATCTGGAAAACCTTATGAAGCTTTACGAAATTCCATGGAGTCATTCGAGTGTCACAAAATCCACACAAAACCATCATTTTCCATGAAAGTCTGTGAAAGCATGTGAAGTCCTTGCCAAGCCTCATAAAACGCTTCGGAACTGTTAAAAGTTCCGGAAATCCTATTAAGTCTCACGCAAAATATTGTGAAACCCGATAGAATTTTTTCGCATCCCTGCGAGATCTTTGATGAACAAACGTGACacgtaaaattacaattttgagTCGCAatgtcgtaatttttttcaaagttatgaTAAACAGCTTTCCGATGACTTTCCTGCACGTACAGAGGAAACGACAATTTGCTGTCTTTTCACGTTATTGTCACACAAGTGTAACAAAGTTAAGGATTTTTCAGGCATAGAACTCATTGCTTTCGAGTGATTGCCTTAAGTATGTACATGATTATACGATAATTGAAGTACTAGGTCACCTGCAAGAACTGTGCCACCGCCAGCGGATGTTCCATACTGAATCTCCATGTATTTAGAGTAAAAGGTGATGTAACCCGATGCTCCAAGAATGTAAAAGACCGCGCtgatattgttgaaaaatacaagtttGTTCGTAAGCAGTCTCTTCAAGGCcttgggaaaatttttcatcgcgacAACTCGATCCGGCTTGCACTCTTCGGGTTTATTCGCATCTTGCGGCTGTGGCGGAGCTTTGATATCGCTTGACAAATCCAGTTTCAGCGGAATTTCGCCATCCTGTTATCATACGAAAGTTAAAGATCAGTGTGAAAtatcttaaatattttccacacAAAAATCACGACATGATATTAACGACATCAACTCTTCCACGCACCTTGGTGGAAACTTTTTCTTCCCGCTTTGGCAGTTCCTTGGGGAAGAGCGCTACCAGAATGGCGAAAGTTCCCATCGTGACGCCGAGGATGATCCAACCCAGCCACCAAGCTCCTAACCATCTTGGATCGCTTGGTGTTATAACAGGGTGCAGGGATGGGTCAATGTACAGTCTCAGGCAAAGATAGCTAAGCAAGAACCCGGCTACCGGCCCCAGCGTTCTCAAACCAAACGCTAATCctggtgaataaaaatgattcctGTTACGACTGAAATCAAACATCTATTGAACATTCTAATtaacgaaattataaaatgtacGTAGTTCCCCGAGGGGATGTCAAATTATAGTGTGTTTGACGACGGTAAGTCGATCGTATAATTGACTTCAGAATATTTACAGAAATGCTGCTGTAAAATATAGTAACTTCAGCCATAGAGAAATGATAGTCTGAACTTCATAAGACGATCTTTATAACTTACGTTACCAcgtaaaggaaaaaaacttcAATCGTAACTACGCGAAACTCTTAATTATCGAAATACAAGCCAAAGGTTAACGATTATTCGGATATTAGCGAAAGGTTATCCACGTGATAAGCGTTTGACTTTCACCAGAGAAGTGACCCGGCAAATTTGAATGATTTTCGCGGCTCAGATCCATAAGATTTAATACTTTTGTGTAATCAGGCTGAACCTCGGCAGACGACCCACTTGAAATCAGCCAACCACCTGATACCAATCTCGTCAAGTATGAGCGTCCATGTACTTATTATATACCTAATGATCTACTTGCCAAGGTCAAACCTATCTCACACGCCCTCGCCACGTGTTGGAACGATCACCGGCTTTCATTTAATATGCAGGAGTATCGAAGATAGGATATCGTGTGTATAATtcattcaagaaaaataattaccgcTATTCAAGAAGATACATATTACACATATAACGTATATCAGTAATAAAATCGATaaggatttgaaaaaacagCAAGTCAAGATACGGACAAGACAAAACAGAAAGTCTTGAAACAGATGATAAGATTTCTTTTCACCCATTCTTTGACCTCGAACAGACATCTTTATGTCGAAGAGATGTCTTTAGCGACGTCAGACTTCAAAATACGGCTTATAATCCATCGTTCAGACATCATGTTGACAACTTTTAATCTTGTGCTCTCTCGGGTGCTTCTTTCGAGAACACATCCAACCTTCGCCCGCAAGGTCTGTGAGCTGTAACTGCTCCTCTAATTGGCGACGGCACGATCCTTACCCAGTAGCATCGGagtgttcttcttcttcgtattGTCGTCCATGTAGGTCTGACCCAGGCCGTAATAGAGCGTGGTGCCGATGCCAAGGATGAACTGAGACAGGAAGATCAGGACCCTGGGCAGCAGGCTGACGTCCAAGAGAGAGTCCTCATCGCAGATTTCCGTCCCCGTCGTCCTCGAGCAAACGAACACCTCCGTGGGATTTGAGGAGGTGTTCAGCACCTTGTGGTCCAGGTACTCCTTGGTCAGAGCCAGCGCGTCCTTTCCCGGCCCATATATGAAGTGCGGTAGAGCCAGGACCAAGCAGGACAACGCGCTGAGGGCGACACCGACTGCTATCCACCTTGGACGATGGCCGGACCCTCCGTAGTAGATCAGGACGATGGAGAGGACCTGGGATACCTCGTTTCCGGAGAGCATGATACCTGAAATTCATTATGATGTTGAAAACGTGTCGAGGTCGAACTAGTCGCGACTGGCGTAGAGATTTCGCAAAGATATTGTAAGGTTACTGGGTATGGAGGAGATTTTCCGTCAGCAGacagataaaagaaaaaacgaaacacgACAAGCATCGAGTATTTTATAGACATCGTATTTTCAATTACGCAGTAAACAACGATTCAAATTTACTCAGAAGTCATTTTCTTGGAAGCCGATAGTTGACTCTGATAAGATATCTTCGGACTAGCGTACATACTGCTACCACCTGCTGATTTAATTAGTGTTGGTAACGAGCGTCTGTGCTGTAGATGTTTGTACACTGCACACGCAATGATTCCCAAACACTTTTCAGACCAAGTATTTATCCCCAGGTACGATGCTTATCCGACCGCGTATTGGTatctgatatatatatatttacacttGCGGTGGAGAAAAATGAACCGCATAGTGCGCGGCTGCGGTTTTAACTTGTTTTCATTGGTTAAGTGACTTCGCTAGGTTTCGCATTGACGGATCTCTGAAAAATCTCGAATACTTCCAGACCagatgatatttcattatcgGTTTCGATTACTGCGCAATGTCGGGCAACAGTCAACATTTCAAAGTGGACCACGGCACgtatcgtttcttttctttgttgttCCCTTCCTGCTGCTATACGCGTGATCGATCCATTTTTCGCaggtgaatatatataaagtgCAATGCCAGGTGATCGGAACTAAACCGACACATATGCCATTCGGTGAATAATAGCAACATCCACTTGTGACGATTACTTATCCGCGACAATGTTTCTTACGTTACGAGAATAACTTTCGTACTGGTTTCGAAAACGGATAAATCGCTGACGATATGAAGGAGCGATGAATAGAGGCTCTGACTTATCGGCTACATGCACGAACTGGGCTTGTTCTACATCGCGAATTGTTGTTTGcgatatttttcacgtttacaatGCGCTTTTTGCGTTCACTGATTGTGATTTCCTATTACCATGATCATTGTTGAATTACGTAACGGGATTGGGCTTAGTTGAATAAACAAGTCGACTTGTTTGAACGAGAGGTGAAAAACAATGGCTATTACGCGCCTCTTCGGATGTACTTTTGTGTAATGCTTGCTATCCGTGACTTGCATTTAGACGAAAAAATCCATACCCAAACAAGTGCTCTGTTTACACATTATCAGTTCCTGTCCGAATATCATATACATGTACGATATACGGATTGAGACTGATCAATACAGAATCTAATCGTTGTTTTGTGAGTAACTTTtgatactattattataaaacCAAAGTTTTTACTTCGAAGGGAAGCTTCGCTATTTTTTTggttaaatattaataaatgtaGATTTTTAACTCACCAACGCATTAT
Proteins encoded in this region:
- the LOC107221883 gene encoding solute carrier organic anion transporter family member 74D; the protein is MAGERDCGVFGFYPRWLRGKANFKSFMAVYSLLGTVQAMSFIYITVTLTTLEKRFKIPSRTTGIMLSGNEVSQVLSIVLIYYGGSGHRPRWIAVGVALSALSCLVLALPHFIYGPGKDALALTKEYLDHKVLNTSSNPTEVFVCSRTTGTEICDEDSLLDVSLLPRVLIFLSQFILGIGTTLYYGLGQTYMDDNTKKKNTPMLLGLAFGLRTLGPVAGFLLSYLCLRLYIDPSLHPVITPSDPRWLGAWWLGWIILGVTMGTFAILVALFPKELPKREEKVSTKDGEIPLKLDLSSDIKAPPQPQDANKPEECKPDRVVAMKNFPKALKRLLTNKLVFFNNISAVFYILGASGYITFYSKYMEIQYGTSAGGGTVLAGPLSLCGMVIGFVGSGIVISKYKPGPRLLLGWNVIVGCCYLAGMVTYSFLGCPDSGVQGVDMETSTLNLTAPCNQDCTCEGIKYSPVCHVPSGTTFFSACHAGCKTMLNKNEFGDCSCAIGLGSLEYEGQTPSAPTPVLPESQAQSNQSSSTIDTDKVVKAGPCPRNCDGPYTWFVVITCLMQVIGCSGKIGNVLVNYRAVEKEDKSIAQGFSLMLISLFALIPGPIIYGTVIDSTCLIWNDSCGERGNCWFYHKDDFRYLLNVSAIGFIVIGIAFDSAVWYLAKNLDLYGSDEVDQRREFVKGESPALPVGKSDADRNQTVSSNQNSGQNVT